One Fundidesulfovibrio soli genomic region harbors:
- a CDS encoding glycosyltransferase: MPETNRNKANRTDIELAALSTEGACDYYLNFINNFQNSKEMAVAFHSRILADPAARGAEYVRSLAGHAHKWSGCLAPLDEDVLAVQAAFGMRQAQVTLDISRATNSEPEALEELRGAHFGLQGDEIRDIAVKMLKQNPMYVLAAELLLNLDYFQGRLPDPQLAAFKCPKAMLPVWNLRLFQHYAGLGAVERAMSLWQETYVEREDPVTLNLAAELFRKAGDMGRCLELYERSLALDPLQYPVELRLRELREPFRPSHRLVGEKKVCIYLYCYNKARSLAETLESLAACDIGAAKIKILLNGCTDDSAASAARATELFPNNEVEIITLPVNIGAPAARNWLISQPATWESDYVAFLDDDVELQPDWLAHFLTVAESDPSVANVGCKVVFPGEYRMIQYLYRYVTVANTNMVRVGYPTPGVTFDTGLYDVIRPTRVVMGCQHMMRVSALKEVPWFDIRYSPSQVDDTDHDLQFCLKGYSVAYCGTVTCVHKQSSGVSLRAGFDYDRQSNVNGNDVKFFYKYQGMLGAMSRLDSLSLNR; the protein is encoded by the coding sequence ATGCCCGAGACGAACAGAAACAAGGCCAACCGCACGGATATTGAGCTCGCCGCCCTGAGCACGGAAGGTGCCTGCGATTATTATCTGAACTTCATCAATAATTTTCAGAACAGCAAAGAGATGGCCGTGGCCTTCCACAGCCGCATCCTGGCCGATCCGGCTGCCAGGGGGGCCGAATACGTCCGAAGCCTGGCGGGGCATGCCCACAAGTGGTCCGGCTGCCTGGCCCCGCTGGACGAGGACGTGCTGGCTGTCCAGGCGGCGTTCGGGATGCGCCAGGCCCAGGTGACGCTGGATATCAGCAGGGCCACCAACTCCGAACCCGAAGCGCTGGAGGAACTGCGGGGAGCCCATTTCGGCCTCCAGGGCGATGAAATCCGCGACATTGCGGTCAAGATGCTCAAGCAGAACCCGATGTACGTGCTGGCCGCGGAACTGCTGCTGAACCTGGACTATTTCCAGGGCCGCCTGCCGGACCCGCAACTGGCGGCCTTCAAGTGCCCCAAGGCCATGCTGCCGGTGTGGAACCTGCGCCTGTTCCAGCACTACGCCGGGCTGGGGGCCGTGGAGCGGGCCATGAGCCTGTGGCAGGAGACCTACGTGGAGCGGGAGGACCCGGTGACCCTGAATCTCGCGGCGGAACTTTTCCGCAAGGCCGGAGACATGGGCAGGTGCCTGGAGCTGTATGAACGTTCGCTGGCGCTGGACCCCTTGCAATACCCGGTGGAGCTGCGCCTGCGCGAACTGCGCGAGCCCTTCCGGCCCTCGCACCGGCTGGTGGGCGAGAAGAAAGTCTGCATCTATCTGTACTGCTACAACAAGGCCCGCTCCCTGGCGGAGACCCTGGAAAGCCTGGCGGCCTGCGACATCGGGGCCGCGAAGATCAAGATACTGCTCAACGGCTGCACCGACGACAGCGCCGCGTCGGCCGCCAGGGCGACGGAGCTCTTCCCGAACAACGAGGTGGAGATCATCACCCTGCCCGTAAATATCGGCGCCCCGGCGGCCAGGAACTGGCTCATCAGCCAGCCCGCCACCTGGGAGTCGGACTACGTGGCCTTTCTGGACGACGACGTGGAGCTCCAGCCCGACTGGCTGGCCCACTTCCTGACCGTGGCCGAGTCGGACCCCAGCGTGGCCAACGTGGGCTGCAAGGTGGTGTTCCCCGGCGAGTACCGGATGATTCAGTACCTCTACCGGTACGTGACCGTGGCAAACACGAATATGGTGCGCGTGGGCTATCCCACTCCGGGCGTGACCTTCGATACCGGCCTCTACGACGTGATCCGCCCGACGCGGGTGGTGATGGGCTGCCAGCACATGATGCGCGTCTCCGCCCTGAAGGAGGTCCCCTGGTTCGACATCCGCTACTCGCCTTCCCAGGTGGACGACACCGACCACGACCTGCAGTTCTGCCTCAAGGGCTACTCCGTGGCTTACTGCGGCACCGTGACCTGCGTGCACAAGCAAAGCTCCGGCGTGTCGCTGCGCGCCGGTTTCGACTACGACCGCCAGAGCAACGTCAACGGCAATGACGTGAAGTTTTTCTACAAGTATCAGGGGATGTTGGGCGCGATGTCCAGGCTGGACAGCCTAAGCCTCAACCGTTGA
- a CDS encoding Gfo/Idh/MocA family protein produces MSIWLIGSGLMAQDYMKALKALEAPTTVVGRGAASAKAFEEATGVPVVQGGLDAYIASGAQLPDAAVVSVSVEQLAPTAKALLRAGVRKILLEKPGGVDSAEVREVAALAASLRATVVLGYNRRFYAPVLAARKMIDEDGGPTSFMFEFTEWSHVISTLKKPAEVMANWFLANSSHVVDTAFFLGGAPEKIACFTSGSLDWHPDCAVFAGAGLARGGAPFSYHANWAAPGRWGVEVLTAKRRYIFRPMEQLHVQEIGSVAVNRVELDDTLDAEFKPGLYLEVRNFLEGRLEDFCTIEEQARRMNVYDTMCGRAAN; encoded by the coding sequence ATGTCCATATGGCTTATCGGTTCGGGCCTCATGGCCCAGGATTACATGAAGGCTCTCAAGGCCCTGGAGGCCCCCACCACCGTGGTAGGACGCGGCGCGGCCTCGGCCAAGGCCTTCGAGGAGGCCACCGGCGTGCCCGTGGTCCAGGGCGGGCTTGACGCCTATATCGCCTCGGGCGCGCAGTTGCCGGACGCCGCCGTGGTGAGCGTGAGCGTGGAGCAGCTTGCCCCCACGGCCAAGGCCCTGCTGCGCGCGGGCGTGCGAAAAATTCTGCTGGAAAAGCCCGGCGGCGTGGACTCCGCCGAGGTGCGCGAGGTGGCGGCCCTGGCCGCGAGCCTGAGGGCCACCGTGGTGCTGGGCTACAACCGGCGCTTCTACGCCCCGGTGCTGGCCGCCCGCAAGATGATCGACGAGGACGGCGGCCCCACCTCCTTCATGTTCGAGTTCACCGAGTGGAGCCATGTGATCTCCACACTCAAGAAGCCCGCGGAGGTGATGGCCAACTGGTTCCTGGCCAACTCCTCCCACGTGGTGGACACGGCCTTCTTCCTGGGCGGCGCGCCCGAGAAGATCGCCTGCTTCACCTCCGGCTCGCTGGACTGGCACCCGGACTGCGCCGTGTTCGCGGGCGCGGGCCTGGCCCGTGGCGGCGCGCCCTTCTCCTACCACGCCAACTGGGCGGCCCCGGGCCGCTGGGGTGTGGAGGTGCTCACGGCCAAACGGCGCTACATCTTCCGGCCCATGGAGCAGCTCCACGTGCAGGAGATCGGCTCCGTGGCCGTGAACCGCGTGGAGTTGGACGACACCCTGGACGCGGAGTTCAAGCCCGGCCTCTACCTGGAGGTCCGCAATTTTCTGGAAGGCCGCCTGGAGGACTTCTGCACCATCGAGGAGCAGGCCAGGCGCATGAACGTGTACGACACCATGTGCGGTCGCGCCGCTAATTGA
- a CDS encoding Gfo/Idh/MocA family oxidoreductase yields the protein MAHKIVLVGAGQLGSRHLQGLARSARALDIDVVDPSAASLDVAIARFAEVADASSNVAATFLNEIPAGKDYEAAVIATSSGPRAAVARELLARCGVGAIVFEKVLFTRIEDYASVGELLASKKVPAWVNCPRRMYPLYKELKPLLGGPVRVAQQGGMWGLGCNAVHFADLAAYLSGETRFTWDASGLDCQIHESSRKGYIEFSGTLTARSAGGTEVALHARADSAAPPVLNILGERASAVIDEIYASGTVRRAENGWKPEALEVRLPYQSELSHLFLERILAEGRCELPDYEASALLHTGMLDALLGHLRKCGRSVESCPIT from the coding sequence ATGGCACATAAAATCGTACTCGTCGGCGCGGGCCAGTTGGGCAGCAGACACCTGCAGGGCCTGGCGCGCTCCGCCCGCGCGCTGGACATAGACGTGGTGGACCCCTCTGCCGCGTCCCTGGACGTGGCCATCGCCCGCTTCGCCGAGGTGGCGGACGCATCCTCCAACGTCGCCGCGACCTTCCTGAACGAAATTCCCGCCGGGAAGGACTACGAAGCCGCCGTGATCGCCACTTCCTCCGGGCCACGCGCCGCCGTCGCGCGGGAGCTGCTCGCCCGCTGCGGCGTGGGGGCCATCGTCTTCGAGAAGGTGCTCTTCACCCGCATCGAGGACTACGCCTCCGTGGGCGAGCTGCTGGCCTCCAAAAAAGTTCCGGCCTGGGTCAACTGCCCGCGCCGCATGTACCCGCTCTACAAGGAGCTGAAGCCCCTGCTGGGCGGGCCGGTGCGCGTGGCGCAGCAGGGCGGCATGTGGGGCCTGGGCTGCAACGCCGTGCACTTCGCGGACCTTGCCGCCTACCTCTCCGGCGAGACCCGCTTCACCTGGGACGCCTCCGGGCTGGACTGTCAGATTCACGAAAGCTCCCGCAAGGGCTACATCGAATTCTCCGGCACGCTCACGGCCCGCAGCGCCGGGGGCACCGAGGTCGCGCTGCACGCGCGGGCGGACTCCGCAGCGCCGCCGGTGCTGAACATCCTGGGCGAGCGCGCCTCGGCCGTCATCGACGAAATTTACGCCAGCGGCACGGTCCGCCGGGCGGAGAACGGCTGGAAGCCCGAAGCCCTGGAGGTGCGCCTGCCCTACCAGAGCGAGCTCTCCCATCTGTTCCTGGAGCGGATCCTGGCCGAGGGCCGCTGCGAGCTGCCGGATTACGAGGCGTCGGCCCTGCTGCACACCGGCATGCTGGACGCCCTGCTGGGCCACCTGCGCAAGTGCGGCCGCTCCGTCGAGAGCTGCCCCATCACCTGA
- a CDS encoding Gfo/Idh/MocA family protein, translating to MKALVIGLGSMGKRRIRCLKALDFAPADIAGFDTRQDRREEAASLHGVATYDDFDKAVAAHKPDALIISVPPDAHHIYMKKAAALRLPFFVEASVVDTDMEEVIALCNQAGIVAAPSSTLYFHPAIQTVAAIIREGKLGKISNILYHSGQYLPDWHTYEHVREYYVSNPATGGGREIVPFELTWLVDVLGFPKRVAGMFRKTIEIEGAEGIDDTYNALLDYGDFMLNLCVDVVSRAATRRMVINGEAKQLRWDWDENAIKIFDPAANAWETIPYSMGKAQEGYNANIGENMYIDEVACFLGAVRGEGPFVNTMERDHQVLKTLFAIEQADRESRFVPIDFAG from the coding sequence ATGAAAGCGCTCGTCATCGGACTCGGGTCCATGGGCAAACGCCGCATCCGCTGCCTCAAGGCCCTCGACTTCGCCCCGGCGGACATCGCCGGTTTCGACACCCGCCAGGACCGCCGCGAGGAGGCCGCCTCCCTGCACGGCGTCGCCACCTACGACGACTTCGACAAGGCCGTGGCCGCCCACAAGCCCGACGCCCTCATCATCTCCGTGCCGCCCGACGCCCACCACATCTACATGAAGAAGGCCGCGGCCCTGCGCCTGCCCTTCTTCGTGGAGGCCAGCGTGGTGGACACCGACATGGAGGAGGTCATCGCCCTGTGCAACCAGGCGGGCATCGTGGCCGCGCCGTCCTCCACGCTGTACTTCCACCCCGCCATCCAGACCGTGGCCGCGATCATCCGCGAGGGGAAGCTCGGCAAGATCTCCAACATCCTCTACCACTCCGGCCAGTACCTGCCGGACTGGCACACCTACGAGCACGTGCGCGAATACTACGTCTCCAACCCGGCCACGGGCGGCGGGCGCGAGATCGTGCCCTTCGAGCTGACCTGGCTGGTGGACGTGCTGGGCTTCCCCAAGCGCGTGGCGGGCATGTTCCGCAAGACCATCGAGATCGAGGGGGCCGAGGGCATCGACGACACCTACAACGCCCTGCTCGACTACGGCGACTTCATGCTGAACCTCTGCGTGGACGTTGTCTCCCGCGCGGCCACCCGCCGCATGGTCATCAACGGCGAGGCCAAGCAGCTCCGCTGGGACTGGGACGAGAACGCCATCAAGATCTTCGACCCCGCCGCCAACGCCTGGGAGACCATCCCCTACTCCATGGGCAAGGCCCAGGAAGGCTACAACGCCAACATCGGCGAGAACATGTACATCGACGAGGTGGCCTGCTTCCTGGGGGCCGTGCGCGGCGAAGGCCCCTTCGTGAACACCATGGAGCGCGACCACCAGGTGCTCAAGACCCTCTTCGCCATCGAACAGGCCGACCGGGAATCCCGCTTCGTGCCCATCGACTTCGCAGGTTGA
- a CDS encoding CgeB family protein: MRICLINGQLGSSLRDLGHEVLEILPAPGVTDVRAALEPSGFRPDLLVQTEVLGARVILAGLEHLDCLKVFWSIDSHLNAFWHAHYGRLFDAVATTQPDWVSRLGDLGLPQVFALPWFGSVAPFKPFASRGHDMSFCGRIGPSRPLRRQFADFLRQRFAARVEENLPYEQMLALFGDTRIVPNESIAGEINFRLFEAASHGSLVLNPRSAGLEELFEPGREVETYANVLELDDRLRHWLARPAEMERMGLQARERVLACHLPAHRARKLMRHVEGLGRTAAQGRTAALMFHLTLLDLLEAERLDLSAQAVAEGLLALRDMPEAAVGLMRLHFYFGDKPGLLSLLEGILAGERFAGDHDVDASASLAALALDRWDMARLFWHRHRRATGQPPALLEDPAGLARSWAAAWARTGREIRLGMVYDSSRHAPQSAFEALMLAHTLAPKDLGLVRAVDSLLSGYSGVEEARLALLSELSLHDRNNWRLGLRLGLVNLRAFRFQEGLEELQVARECARQSAGDAGVARFLAALSREDPTGAVQAALAAPPGTTVLNG; this comes from the coding sequence ATGCGCATCTGCCTGATCAACGGCCAGTTGGGGTCAAGCCTGAGGGACCTCGGGCACGAGGTGCTGGAGATTCTGCCCGCGCCCGGAGTGACGGACGTCCGCGCGGCGCTTGAACCATCAGGTTTCCGTCCCGATCTCCTGGTGCAGACCGAGGTGCTGGGCGCACGGGTCATTCTCGCGGGGTTGGAGCACCTGGACTGCCTCAAGGTCTTCTGGTCCATCGACTCCCACCTCAACGCCTTCTGGCACGCGCACTACGGCAGGCTCTTCGACGCCGTGGCCACCACGCAGCCCGACTGGGTCAGCCGACTCGGCGACCTTGGCCTGCCCCAGGTGTTCGCCCTGCCCTGGTTCGGCAGCGTTGCGCCGTTCAAGCCGTTCGCCTCGCGCGGGCACGACATGTCCTTCTGCGGGCGCATCGGCCCGAGCCGCCCGCTGCGCCGCCAGTTCGCCGACTTCCTGCGCCAGCGCTTCGCGGCCCGCGTTGAGGAGAACCTGCCCTACGAGCAGATGCTCGCCCTCTTCGGGGACACGCGCATCGTGCCCAACGAATCCATCGCCGGAGAGATCAACTTCAGGCTCTTTGAGGCCGCGTCCCACGGCAGCCTTGTGCTCAACCCGCGAAGCGCCGGCCTGGAGGAGTTGTTCGAGCCCGGGCGCGAGGTGGAGACCTACGCCAACGTGCTGGAGCTTGACGACAGGCTACGCCACTGGTTGGCCCGCCCGGCGGAGATGGAGCGCATGGGCCTTCAGGCCAGGGAGCGCGTGCTGGCCTGCCACCTGCCCGCGCATCGCGCCCGGAAGCTGATGCGCCACGTGGAGGGCCTCGGGCGCACAGCCGCCCAGGGGCGCACGGCCGCGCTGATGTTCCACCTGACCCTGCTCGACCTGCTGGAGGCGGAACGCCTTGATCTGTCGGCCCAGGCCGTGGCCGAAGGGCTCCTTGCCCTGCGGGACATGCCCGAGGCCGCCGTGGGGCTCATGCGCCTGCATTTTTATTTCGGAGACAAACCCGGGCTCTTGAGTCTGCTGGAGGGAATCCTGGCCGGGGAGCGCTTCGCCGGGGATCACGACGTGGACGCCTCGGCCTCACTGGCCGCCCTGGCGCTGGACAGATGGGACATGGCCCGGCTGTTCTGGCACCGCCACCGCCGGGCCACGGGACAGCCGCCGGCCCTCCTTGAGGACCCGGCCGGGCTGGCACGCTCCTGGGCAGCCGCCTGGGCTCGCACCGGGCGGGAGATCCGCCTGGGCATGGTCTACGACAGCTCGCGCCACGCGCCCCAATCCGCCTTCGAGGCCCTGATGCTCGCCCACACCCTCGCCCCCAAGGACCTGGGCCTGGTGCGCGCCGTGGATTCGCTCCTGAGCGGCTATTCCGGCGTGGAGGAGGCTCGCCTGGCCCTGCTCTCGGAGCTCTCCCTGCACGACAGAAACAACTGGCGCCTGGGCCTGCGCCTGGGCCTGGTCAACCTGCGCGCGTTCCGCTTCCAGGAAGGGCTGGAGGAGCTTCAGGTCGCCAGGGAATGCGCCAGGCAATCGGCCGGCGATGCCGGAGTGGCGCGCTTCCTGGCCGCGCTTTCGCGCGAGGATCCCACAGGGGCCGTCCAGGCGGCGCTGGCCGCCCCGCCCGGAACCACAGTGCTCAACGGTTGA
- a CDS encoding cytidylyltransferase domain-containing protein, with the protein MNSGTIGILVTARLGSTRLKRKHLLEAGGRPFLHWLLGRIQGEFAPELESGKAVVVIATTPEPDNETLKAFEGPEVRVFAGSKGNIPLRHLQAAQALKLAAIVSVDGDDVLCAPEAMRAVYDGLVQGAPGVKTEGLPFGMNAWGYAADMLAASLEGHHGEQLETGWGRIFDFDRFETVAFTVPGNSDAVRLTLDYSEDADLFRAVIEGMGPCVAKATAAEIVGHMLAGGLTRLNATRVEEYWANFNSEREQESASSAEKA; encoded by the coding sequence ATGAATTCCGGCACCATCGGCATTCTGGTCACGGCCAGGCTGGGCTCCACCCGGCTCAAGCGCAAGCACCTGCTGGAGGCGGGGGGCCGCCCCTTCCTGCACTGGCTGCTGGGGCGCATCCAGGGCGAGTTCGCCCCGGAGCTTGAGTCCGGCAAGGCCGTGGTGGTCATCGCCACCACCCCCGAGCCCGACAACGAGACCCTCAAGGCCTTCGAAGGCCCGGAAGTCCGCGTGTTCGCGGGCAGCAAGGGCAACATCCCCCTGCGCCACCTGCAGGCGGCCCAGGCCCTGAAACTCGCGGCGATAGTCTCCGTGGACGGCGACGACGTGCTCTGCGCCCCCGAGGCCATGCGCGCCGTGTACGACGGCCTGGTCCAGGGCGCGCCCGGCGTGAAGACCGAGGGCCTGCCCTTCGGCATGAACGCCTGGGGCTACGCGGCCGACATGCTGGCCGCCAGCCTGGAGGGCCACCACGGCGAACAGCTGGAGACCGGCTGGGGCCGCATCTTCGACTTCGACCGCTTCGAGACCGTCGCCTTCACCGTGCCTGGCAACAGCGACGCCGTGCGCCTGACCCTGGACTACAGCGAGGACGCCGACCTGTTCCGCGCCGTGATCGAAGGCATGGGGCCGTGCGTGGCCAAGGCCACCGCCGCCGAAATCGTGGGGCACATGCTCGCGGGCGGCCTCACCCGCCTCAACGCCACGCGCGTGGAGGAATACTGGGCCAACTTCAACAGCGAACGCGAACAGGAAAGCGCAAGCTCCGCCGAGAAGGCATAA
- a CDS encoding CDP-glycerol glycerophosphotransferase family protein, with the protein MSETAALERLAQLVADTPKERGNVVFVGRAKGLFIDNVKYAFLHAHRHAPQLHSTFMTLNRPEARELQANGLPAFCFEDPDGPARLARASIVVSDDFWWKTRTPAGAFARGAFLVQLWHGIPLKAIGFPEIESSVNMNPDKARELAEAYSGYDAVLSTSPFFTEKAFARAFRASAFWELGYPRNDALLRDPDKLDMINVDAALYSELKRAKKNGARVAFYMPTFRDVGGNAVSDRALDLRQLSVFAQERNIILVCKFHPYEDIKAGSNVPSLRFCSSRSDPYPLLRLADLLITDYSSIYFDFLLTGKPVLFFPYDLEAYVTRSRELIFDYEAFTPGPKVRDTPSLLAAMEALLSGRDAHAAERAKLAELAFSHRDANAGARLCEALTALSRELAGKEVKA; encoded by the coding sequence ATGTCCGAAACCGCCGCCCTGGAACGCCTGGCGCAACTGGTAGCCGATACACCCAAGGAGCGAGGCAACGTCGTCTTCGTTGGCCGCGCCAAGGGCCTGTTCATCGACAACGTGAAGTACGCCTTCCTGCACGCCCACAGGCACGCCCCCCAGCTGCACAGCACCTTCATGACCCTCAACCGCCCGGAGGCCCGAGAACTCCAGGCCAACGGGCTGCCCGCCTTCTGCTTCGAGGATCCCGACGGCCCGGCCCGCCTGGCCAGGGCGTCCATCGTCGTATCGGACGACTTCTGGTGGAAGACGCGGACCCCCGCCGGGGCCTTCGCCCGGGGCGCTTTCCTGGTGCAGCTCTGGCACGGCATCCCGCTGAAGGCCATCGGCTTCCCTGAGATCGAATCCTCCGTGAACATGAACCCGGACAAGGCCCGCGAGCTGGCCGAAGCCTACTCGGGCTACGACGCCGTGCTCTCCACCTCGCCGTTCTTCACGGAAAAAGCCTTCGCCAGGGCCTTCCGCGCGAGCGCCTTCTGGGAGCTGGGCTACCCCCGCAACGACGCCCTGCTGCGCGACCCGGACAAGCTGGACATGATCAACGTGGACGCGGCCCTGTACAGCGAACTCAAGCGCGCCAAGAAAAACGGCGCGCGCGTGGCCTTCTACATGCCCACCTTCCGCGACGTGGGCGGCAACGCCGTCAGCGACAGAGCGCTGGACCTGCGCCAGCTCTCCGTCTTCGCCCAGGAGCGCAACATCATCCTGGTGTGCAAGTTCCACCCCTACGAGGACATCAAAGCCGGCAGCAACGTGCCCAGCCTGCGCTTCTGCAGCTCACGGTCCGACCCCTATCCGCTGCTGCGCCTGGCGGACCTGCTGATCACGGACTACTCCTCCATCTATTTCGACTTCCTGCTCACGGGCAAGCCCGTGCTGTTCTTCCCCTACGACCTGGAAGCCTACGTGACCAGGAGCCGCGAACTGATCTTCGATTACGAGGCCTTCACCCCCGGCCCCAAAGTCCGCGACACCCCCTCGCTGCTGGCGGCCATGGAGGCCCTGCTCTCCGGGCGGGACGCCCACGCCGCCGAGCGCGCCAAGCTGGCCGAGCTGGCCTTCAGCCACCGCGACGCGAACGCCGGGGCCAGGCTATGCGAGGCCCTGACCGCGCTTTCCCGCGAACTCGCGGGGAAGGAAGTGAAAGCATGA
- a CDS encoding glycosyltransferase — translation MKRVLWLGNPLFGNIVNRLPEPRGFQVRVETFHKPRILTWEDITALAGFEPDVLVFGDNSSPPSLLGLESYPCLTVFACVDSHVHSWYPLYAQAFDLCTVNLRDHLPQFLGPRLDEGRVLWSPPFAWDEDVFIPAEKSLDMIFVGKDDPLLTPGRSAMLAELRRRFPGFRCTTGNYRAMFPTARLVFNYSDLGDMNFRIFEALACRGCLVTPRIGHGLEEMFADGEELFLYDPGDLEGLCALVARLLADEPLRERVAAAGQAKVDALHRARNRAAVFAAWLAGQPAAELLERRKREARAIHAQVLKPLYLHWSQALADTPLAQVYLDAARRGLGLGAAQTGLGPDAASACPREGVGGP, via the coding sequence ATGAAACGCGTGCTCTGGCTGGGCAACCCCCTCTTCGGCAACATCGTCAACCGCCTGCCCGAACCACGCGGATTCCAGGTGCGGGTGGAGACGTTCCACAAGCCGCGCATCCTCACCTGGGAGGACATCACCGCCTTGGCCGGGTTCGAGCCTGACGTGCTTGTCTTCGGGGACAACAGCTCCCCGCCCTCGTTGCTGGGGCTGGAGTCCTACCCGTGCCTGACGGTGTTCGCCTGCGTGGATTCCCACGTGCACTCATGGTACCCGCTCTACGCCCAGGCCTTCGACCTCTGCACGGTGAACCTGCGCGACCACCTGCCCCAATTCCTCGGCCCCAGGCTGGACGAGGGCCGGGTTCTCTGGTCCCCGCCCTTTGCCTGGGACGAGGACGTGTTCATCCCCGCCGAAAAGTCTCTGGACATGATCTTCGTGGGCAAGGACGACCCCCTGCTCACGCCCGGCCGCAGCGCCATGCTGGCCGAACTGCGGCGGCGTTTTCCCGGCTTCCGCTGCACAACCGGCAACTACCGCGCCATGTTCCCCACGGCCAGGTTGGTGTTCAACTACTCCGACCTGGGGGACATGAACTTCCGCATCTTCGAGGCCCTGGCCTGCCGCGGCTGCCTGGTCACGCCGCGCATCGGCCACGGCCTGGAGGAGATGTTCGCCGACGGCGAGGAGCTGTTCCTCTACGATCCCGGCGACCTCGAGGGCCTGTGCGCCTTGGTCGCGCGGCTGCTGGCCGACGAGCCCCTGCGTGAGCGCGTGGCCGCAGCCGGGCAGGCCAAGGTGGACGCCCTGCACCGCGCCCGCAACCGGGCTGCGGTCTTCGCCGCATGGCTGGCGGGCCAGCCCGCCGCGGAGCTGCTCGAACGCCGCAAAAGGGAGGCCCGGGCCATCCACGCCCAGGTGCTCAAACCGCTCTACCTGCATTGGAGTCAGGCCCTGGCCGACACGCCCCTTGCCCAGGTCTACCTGGACGCGGCCCGCAGAGGGCTTGGGCTGGGCGCTGCCCAAACGGGGCTTGGGCCGGATGCGGCCAGCGCCTGCCCCCGCGAGGGGGTGGGAGGCCCGTAA
- a CDS encoding NTP transferase domain-containing protein gives MKAVILAAGVGSRLGRPFPKALSELPTGETIMGRQIRILREQGLREIIVVVGFKMAILMEYFPSVLFKYNPEFYLTNTSKSLLCALEHIEREDTLWLNGDVVFDDQIIADIMARGGNVVAVDRKKCGDEEVKYRTDERGRIVEISKTVAEPLGEAVGINTIGAHHLEVFRQALRECGDKDYFERGMELVIERGVTFVPMDVSEYRCIEVDFDEDLKNARSMFAPKG, from the coding sequence ATGAAAGCGGTCATTCTCGCAGCGGGCGTCGGCAGCAGGCTGGGCAGGCCCTTCCCCAAGGCGCTCTCCGAACTGCCCACGGGCGAGACCATCATGGGCAGGCAGATCCGCATCCTGCGCGAGCAGGGCCTGCGGGAGATCATCGTGGTGGTCGGCTTCAAGATGGCCATCCTCATGGAATACTTCCCCAGCGTCCTCTTCAAGTACAACCCCGAGTTCTACCTGACCAACACCTCCAAGAGCCTGCTCTGCGCCCTGGAGCACATCGAGCGCGAGGACACCCTCTGGTTGAACGGCGACGTGGTCTTCGACGACCAGATCATCGCGGACATCATGGCCCGGGGCGGCAACGTGGTGGCCGTGGACCGCAAGAAGTGCGGCGACGAGGAGGTGAAATACCGCACCGACGAGCGCGGGCGCATCGTGGAGATCTCCAAGACCGTGGCCGAGCCCCTGGGCGAGGCCGTGGGCATCAACACCATCGGCGCGCACCACCTGGAGGTGTTCCGGCAGGCCCTGCGCGAGTGCGGCGACAAGGACTACTTCGAGCGCGGCATGGAGCTGGTGATCGAGCGCGGAGTGACATTCGTGCCCATGGACGTCTCCGAATACCGCTGCATCGAGGTGGACTTCGACGAGGACCTCAAAAACGCCCGCAGCATGTTCGCCCCCAAGGGCTGA